In the Engystomops pustulosus chromosome 2, aEngPut4.maternal, whole genome shotgun sequence genome, one interval contains:
- the LOC140117913 gene encoding tubulin alpha-1A chain: protein MRECISIHVGQAGVQIGNACWELYCLEHGIQPDGQMPSDKTIGGGDDSFNTFFSETGAGKHVPRAVFVDLEPTVIDEVRTGTYRQLFHPEQLITGKEDAANNYARGHYTIGKEIIDLVLDRIRKLADQCTGLQGFLVFHSFGGGTGSGFTSLLMERLSVDYGKKSKLEFSIYPAPQVSTAVVEPYNSILTTHTTLEHSDCAFMVDNEAIYDICRRNLDIERPTYTNLNRLIGQIVSSITASLRFDGALNVDLTEFQTNLVPYPRIHFPLATYAPVISAEKAYHEQLSVAEITNACFEPANQMVKCDPRHGKYMACCLLYRGDVVPKDVNAAIATIKTKRTIQFVDWCPTGFKVGINYQPPTVVPGGDLAKVQRAVCMLSNTTAIAEAWARLDHKFDLMYAKRAFVHWYVGEGMEEGEFSEAREDMAALEKDYEEVGVDSVEGEGEEEGEEY, encoded by the exons ATG CGTGAGTGCATCTCTATCCACgttggtcaggctggtgtgcagATTGGTAACGCCTGCTGGGAGCTGTACTGTCTGGAACATGGCATCCAGCCTGATGGGCAGATGCCCAGCGACAAGACCATCGGTGGAGGAGACGATTCCTTCAACACTTTCTTCAGTGAAACTGGAGCTGGAAAACATGTCCCCAGAGCCGTGTTTGTGGACCTGGAACCTACAGTCATCG ATGAGGTCCGTACTGGTACATATCGCCAGCTGTTCCACCCAGAACAACTGATCACTGGAAAGGAAGATGCTGCCAACAACTATGCCCGTGGTCACTACACTATTGGCAAGGAAATCATTGATCTTGTGCTTGACAGAATCCGCAAACTG GCTGATCAATGCACAGGTCTTCAAGGTTTCCTGGTCTTCCACAGCTTCGGTGGTGGTACTGGTTCTGGTTTCACCTCTCTGCTGATGGAACGTCTCTCTGTAGATTATGGAAAGAAGTCCAAGCTGGAATTCTCCATCTACCCAGCACCCCAAGTGTCCACTGCTGTTGTTGAGCCCTACAACTCCATCCTCACCACTCACACCACCCTTGAGCACTCCGACTGTGCTTTCATGGTAGACAATGAGGCCATCTATGACATCTGCCGTAGAAATCTAGATATTGAGCGCCCCACCTACACCAATCTTAACAGGCTGATAGGTCAAATTGTGTCCTCTATTACAGCTTCCCTTAGATTTGATGGAGCCCTGAATGTAGATCTGACAGAGTTCCAGACCAACTTGGTGCCCTATCCCCGTATCCACTTCCCTCTTGCCACCTATGCCCCAGTTATCTCAGCAGAGAAGGCTTACCATGAGCAGCTTTCTGTGGCTGAGATTACTAACGCTTGCTTTGAGCCAGCCAACCAGATGGTGAAATGTGACCCACGTCATGGTAAATACATGGCTTGCTGCCTGTTGTACCGTGGTGATGTGGTGCCCAAAGATGTAAATGCAGCTATTGCCACCATCAAGACCAAGCGTACCATCCAGTTTGTGGACTGGTGCCCAACTGGTTTTAAGGTCGGTATTAACTATCAGCCACCAACTGTGGTTCCAGGTGGGGATCTGGCCAAGGTCCAgcgtgctgtgtgtatgctgagcAACACCACTGCCATCGCAGAGGCCTGGGCTAGACTGGACCACAAGTTTGATCTTATGTATGCCAAGCGTGCCTTTGTGCACTGGTATGTAGGTGAGGGTATGGAGGAGGGAGAGTTCTCTGAGGCCCGTGAGGACATGGCTGCTCTAGAGAAAGATTATGAAGAAGTTGGTGTAGACTCTGTGGAGGGAGAGGGCGAGGAGGAAGGAGAAGAATACTAA